TTTATAAGGTTTTATTAACTCCATACTTTCCAAGGCTTTTGGCTTATCCATAATTTTTCCAGTTCGTTCTTATCCCTCAATGTATCCATGCACTTCCAAAACCCTCTGTGTTTAAAGGCTACCAATTGATTATCCTTTTGTAATCCTTTCATAGGTTCCTGCTCCCAAGGAACATTTTTCATATCGCCCTCTAGGTAATTAAATATTTTGGAACTTAAAACAAAGAAACCTCCATTTATCCATTCGGCACCTTCCGTCGGCTTTTCTATGAATTTACTAACACTGCCATCCTCCTGAGTGGCAATAGCCCCAAACCTTCCTGGGGGTTGAACTGCAGTTACGGTTGCTAGTTTCCCATGATTTTTATGGTACTCAACCAGTTCATTTATATTCAGATCTGTAACTCCATCTCCATAGGTAAGCATAAAATCTTCATTCTGCCCTATATATTGCTGAACCAATTTTAGGCGTCCTGCAGTTTGTGTATCTAAGCCCGTCTCAACCAATGTTACTTTTATATCTTCTTTAGGACTCTTATGAATTTCCATCTCCTGGTTTGCCAGGTTTATAGTAACATCTGAGTTATGAAGGAAATAATTCATAAAGTATTCCTTTATTATATACCCTTTATATCCTAAGCAAACGATAAACTCATTGAAACCATACTTTTGATAGATTTTCATAATATGCCATAGCATTGGTCTTCCCCCTATCTCTATCATTGGCTTGGGCTTCAAATGTGATTCCTCTGAAATTCTTGACCCCAACCCACCTGCGAAAATGACTGTTTTCATACTCAAATTTTATAATCTTCGGGATATCTCATTAAACCAATTTCGGGATATAATTCGATAATTTTTTTATTGTCTTCTTTAAAATAGTCGTTTTTAACAGGAAGCTCCTCCGATGAACTATTAAAAGCGAGCCTTCTTAAAAATGCTCTGGCAATAGACCACAATACCCCATTCATAGGTATTCGCTCAAGGCTATTAACCACTCTTCTTTTATAAATCATTGAAGTATCAATGCTAGGGTTAACTTTGGAGGAACCTAGTATTCTTTCTCTTTGTTCATCAGTAAACCGCTGATCAAGAATGTTTTCTAACCGATTAAGTACCTCCCCCTTATTATTTTTCACATCCTCATAAAGAAATACTTCAACCCTCTTAAACAAAGTTTTATATAGAGCTATTAAGTGGGAGAATTTGAGTAATTCGACATGAAACTTCTCATCAACATAGTAATTATCATAATCACCATTATAGTTGGTGATAAAATACTCATTCATTGACAGTGTTCCCCTTCTACTTCCCTTCACATATTGATTGTATATTGAGTGCAATGCCTTCTCCTGTCCCCGTATAAAAAGCAATATGGTAGCATTGGGAAATAAATCACTAAGCCTTTGAGCTACTAAAGACCTGTTAACATGTCTATATATAGCTCTTCCACTAAGACTTGCATCGCTTATTAGTGCATTCGAATTAACCAATTCATTCAGATCTTCTCTTATATCCTTATGAGAATAAAGTGACCCATCCTGACCTGTTATTTTCCTAAAGGCAACATGATCCTTAGTAAAGCCTGGAGAATAATACTTATACTTTTCCACCAAAGGGAATACTTGATCTTGCAAAAAGGTAGACCCTGTTTTGTCAATACCGATATGAATTATCTGATGACTCAAGACGCTTTATATTTAATGATTTTGTTATATATAAGGTATATGGATTCACGAGAGACAAAATACATCCCAATTAAAAAACAAGTCAAAACAATTGCGGATTTCAGTACAGCATTCAATATAATAGATGCCTCAAAATCAATCCATTGCGAAAGCAGAATGCTGACTACAGCTATTGCCAAACACTTTATAAGAAAAAAGTAAACAAAGGTAAGACTAATTGGCAAATACTTCGACACAAAGTATGAATCTATTAAATAAGCAATAAAAGAATGTATGATTATGGCATACAAAAACACCTCAATCCCTAAATACCAAAGAGTTATTAATGCTAATACCCATATGGTTCTTTTCATAAGAAGCAACTTGAGTTCAACATTTGCATGTCCAAGACCGACCAGCATAGTCAAATTCATCTGACCTAATGGCTTAGTAAAACTGTCGGCAATAATCATAAACGAAAAATAATACGCACTTTTCAGCCAAATATCAGAGAATAAAATAACGATCAACTCATCAGCAATTGAGTAAAACAATGCACTCAGACCAATTGATACAATTGCTACTATTTTAAACCCTAGGTAGTATGTTTCTTTTAATTTGGCAATGTCTCCCTGATTATTACTTACATATGGGAAATACACCTTACTGAACGATTCGGAAGTGTATGATTTAATAAGATCCGCAAGGTTTCTTGATCTACTATAAAACCCCAATACGGATGGAACAAATAATTTTCCAATGATAATAGAATCAAGTTTACTAAGTATACTTTGTAATATTTGAGTTGTAAACTTATAAGAGCTAAAAGACCATATCTCATTCAAATGAGAGATCTTAAAGCACCATTTTGGTTTCCATGGCACAAGCAACCAGAGGATGATCACATTAAATACTTTAAGAAGTATTTGCTGAAATACCAAAGCCCATACTTCTAAACCTCTCAGGGCAAGAACTATAGCAATTATCCCTGATAACACTGTTGCAATTGTTGTGGCAATTGACTGAACCTTAAAATTCATAGCTTTGGTCAGTATCACCGACTGCATCAATCCAAGGCTTCCAACAAAAAAAAGTGAGGACAAGGCTTTTGTTATTAATGTCAATCTGGACTGCCCATAAAACTCGCTAACAAATGGCGATAGGATAAACAATATAACGGTCAATACAGATGCCATGAATATATTGAACCAAAACACAGAACTGTACGTATCTTCATCGACATTCTCCTTCTGTATCAGACCTGCACCAAAGCCAAAATCTAAAAAAACTTGAGACATAGCTATGATGACCAGCACCATGGCTATAATGCCAAATTCGTCGGGGAGTATTAATCGAGCAAGTATAACAGAGACCACCAAGCCAAAGCCCTGCGTGAATAATTTGCCGCTCAAGTACCAAAAAACACTATTCCACATTAAAGTTTACTTATTATGACTTTTGATCAAAACTACCAAACTTGATAGGTAAAAAGGCATAAGAGGGATTTTGTATCTCATTAAAGTACCAAAATTAAAAGTGGAAACACCTACAGCGAAAGCAAATGAAACAGAGAAAATTATACTAAATAATACAATTGTATCAATCTTTTGATTTATTATCCCAATCCAATATCTCTTAAAAATAACCGTTATAGTCAAAAACAAGATAATTGTGGATTCAACACTGGCAAGAAGCATAAATGGATTGCGTACTTCCCAAATATAGGGCCTAAAAAGAGTAACGTTTATGGCCTGGGGAAACAATTTAAATAAACTTATATAGGTTCCGTCAAGCTCTCCAAGGGTATAAGTAGAACCTGCATCCTTACCCGTTTGATACGCGATATCATAAGCTGTAATTTGTGCCGTTTTAGCTAAATTGTCAATAGCATATTTTTCATCATGCTCTCCTATTTTATTTATTGAGAAAACCGCTATTAGAATTACCAATGCTAGTAAAACCGGTGCTATTAGAATTTTAATAAACACATTCGACAACTTTTTTATTCTGGAAACATAGAGCCATGCCATTGCAGAGGGCACAAAAGTAAAAAGAATGTATTTTTTAACTACGAACAACAGATAGATGGCGATAATGCTTACTATTATTAAAAGGAGGGGCTTTCCTCGTTTTAATATTATAAGCTTATCAAAAGCGTATAAAAGCCATCCCAGCGCAGAAATTGTAATAGTATCCTTTAATATACCCGAGCCCCAAAAAACTACAGAAGGAACAAATAATATTGAAAGAGCTAGGTAATTATAAAGATTGGCAAATCGATAATAAAAGACCTGATACATCGCCCATAAACCCGTGAAACCTGCTACAGCAAATAACACCGAGGTAGCAGCATAGCTCCCAAAGGTGAAAATATCAAAAATAGCAGCAAGTCTTACAATAAAAAATGTATCAGCATCTTCAAAGTACCGAATTCTGCTTGTATACACATACAGGTCAGGAACAAAAACATTATCCCCAAAAATAATCCTTAAAGCATCTATCGGATTCTCCCAAAATACCTTCCATATAATTTGGCTACCATAGGTGTGATACCAAAAAGTATCCCCAAAACCATAATAAAACTGATAGATTAGTCCTAATGCAATAGCCCCTATGATCTTCACAGTCAATGCAGGAATAAAATACCTTCTTGTATTATGATCCGTAACTTTAGGCCTGACGATGTAGGCGAGGATATATACAATGAAGAGTACAATTGGGGTGACTACAAAATCTTTTAGTTCCATCTAAATGGCAAGGTACGAATTTTAAAACTCCCGCAGCCGATCCCTGGCTTTTTCATGTACATCATCGCTGCGCTTGGCATGTTTTTTAACCAGTTTCAGGTATTTTTTGGCTTCTTTTTCATTTCCTTCCTGCTGGTAGATTTCTCCCAAGGATAGCAGTGAGTAGAGATAATAGCCGGTGTCAGTGGCGTTAATCAGCTCTGAAAACTCCTTGGCTTTTAAATAGTACTTCTTGGCTTCCTGGTACTCTTTTCTACTTTCATGAATCTGCCCCAAGAAGAAGGCAGCATATCGGCCACTCGTCGCTTCATAGCCAATCATACCATTATCAATTCTGGTGAGTATAGCCTCTGCAACAGGCTTGGTGGCACTAAACTTGCCTGAGGTATATAGCAAACGCGCATAATACCTATGAAAATAGGGATTATCCGGATAGGTTTGATGGAGATACTCTCCTATTTGTAGTGCCCTGCTTTTATTATTTTCATAGCTACCCATTATTCGCATCAGGAATACCATAGCTTCGGTTCTGGTATAAAAGGCATTATAGGAAACTTCCTGCAGTTGCTTTATACCAAGCTCCTTATCTCCTTTGGGAAAAAATGCCAGAACTGGCTTAAGCAAAGGATAATTCTCCGGCACCCAAACAGAAAAGTAGTTGTATAATGCATCCCCGAATAACAACTCAGGACTTAGATCGTGCATCCCCTGGCTTTCCTGCATATATTTGAGTGCATTTTTCCCTGCAAAAGCAGATTTGGTCCAATTCTTCCGCTCTTCACTGGAATAAAGCCTCCCCTTAAATCCATATGCCGCAGCCAAAAAGAATGAGGCTTCAACTTCATGACGCGGCATCTCATGGAGTCTTTCTGATATATAAATCACTGTATCCATATAGGCCAAAAATTTTTCGTCATGCTCCGTGTTGCTTACATTTGGCATGATCTTCCACCATTCACTCAAACCCAGTAGAAAGTATGGCAGGGGATGCCAGCCGTATTTTTGTTTTAGCCACCTGAACTGCTTCTCTGCTTTGTTAAACTTAAAGTTATACAGATCGTTCATTGCCTGATTGACATCAATCTGCAATTGCATATCCGATATAAGAATAATTGGCTTATTATCATCGGCAGCATCGTTGCTTTGAGCAAATGCTATAGTAAAGCCCAATGAACAAATCAGTATGATTACAATCCTCTTCATAATTATCGGTTAAAGATAAATTATTATTTATTTCTAGCCTTGTCCTCTCCAACAATCATTCCTATGAACAGATAAATGGTCTTCTTTCGTTCTGGACGGACACGAAAAAATCAGTTTGTTTAGCTAATTTGGCCCTATCAAATAAAAACACCACATTCACCTATATGCATGCCATAGAAAATACAGATGACTCCTCCATATTTGATATCAATAAATGGGTGTTTTTCCTTGTGCTTTGTCTTGCCACATTGTTTTTACTGGTCGTAAAAAAGACTTTTATTGAAGACCAGACTGCGGCTTTTGAGGTACTTGAATCGAGAGGTGAAATGGGTGTATTTCATGCTATCAACGCTTTGCAATATTTAAGTATTCCGCTTATTTACTTGTTTAAGTTTACCATTATCAGCTTCATTATCTGGGTAGGTAGCTTCATGTTTGGTTACAAAATT
This region of Fulvivirga ulvae genomic DNA includes:
- a CDS encoding tetratricopeptide repeat protein, which gives rise to MKRIVIILICSLGFTIAFAQSNDAADDNKPIILISDMQLQIDVNQAMNDLYNFKFNKAEKQFRWLKQKYGWHPLPYFLLGLSEWWKIMPNVSNTEHDEKFLAYMDTVIYISERLHEMPRHEVEASFFLAAAYGFKGRLYSSEERKNWTKSAFAGKNALKYMQESQGMHDLSPELLFGDALYNYFSVWVPENYPLLKPVLAFFPKGDKELGIKQLQEVSYNAFYTRTEAMVFLMRIMGSYENNKSRALQIGEYLHQTYPDNPYFHRYYARLLYTSGKFSATKPVAEAILTRIDNGMIGYEATSGRYAAFFLGQIHESRKEYQEAKKYYLKAKEFSELINATDTGYYLYSLLSLGEIYQQEGNEKEAKKYLKLVKKHAKRSDDVHEKARDRLREF
- a CDS encoding lipopolysaccharide biosynthesis protein, which produces MWNSVFWYLSGKLFTQGFGLVVSVILARLILPDEFGIIAMVLVIIAMSQVFLDFGFGAGLIQKENVDEDTYSSVFWFNIFMASVLTVILFILSPFVSEFYGQSRLTLITKALSSLFFVGSLGLMQSVILTKAMNFKVQSIATTIATVLSGIIAIVLALRGLEVWALVFQQILLKVFNVIILWLLVPWKPKWCFKISHLNEIWSFSSYKFTTQILQSILSKLDSIIIGKLFVPSVLGFYSRSRNLADLIKSYTSESFSKVYFPYVSNNQGDIAKLKETYYLGFKIVAIVSIGLSALFYSIADELIVILFSDIWLKSAYYFSFMIIADSFTKPLGQMNLTMLVGLGHANVELKLLLMKRTIWVLALITLWYLGIEVFLYAIIIHSFIAYLIDSYFVSKYLPISLTFVYFFLIKCLAIAVVSILLSQWIDFEASIILNAVLKSAIVLTCFLIGMYFVSRESIYLIYNKIIKYKAS
- the rfbF gene encoding glucose-1-phosphate cytidylyltransferase, with protein sequence MKTVIFAGGLGSRISEESHLKPKPMIEIGGRPMLWHIMKIYQKYGFNEFIVCLGYKGYIIKEYFMNYFLHNSDVTINLANQEMEIHKSPKEDIKVTLVETGLDTQTAGRLKLVQQYIGQNEDFMLTYGDGVTDLNINELVEYHKNHGKLATVTAVQPPGRFGAIATQEDGSVSKFIEKPTEGAEWINGGFFVLSSKIFNYLEGDMKNVPWEQEPMKGLQKDNQLVAFKHRGFWKCMDTLRDKNELEKLWISQKPWKVWS